The segment CGACCTCGACGCCGAGGTCGGTGACGGGGCGGCCGCGGAAGGATTCGACGACGATCATCGGGAGATATCCGGCAGGAAACGTAGGCTATACCATACGGCGAACACGGCAGTGAGACAACCAGGCCATGCCACGGGGGACGGCCTTGAAATCCGTCCCCGGACGGGAAGCCGTATTTGCACAAAGTCCCGCGACCCAGTAACGTAGCGGCGGTGCCGCGGCGCGTCCGGCGCGTGGCAGCCGGATCTGATCCAAATCTATCCCTGGAGCTACCCATGCAGATTGAAAAGAACAAGGTCGTCACGTTTCATTACCGGGTCAACGAGTCGGGGCGGGAGACCCTGGAGGATTCGCATGAGGGCGATCCGCTGGTCTACCTGCACGGCTACGATTCGATGATCCCCGGGGTGGAGGAGGCCCTGGCCGGCAAACAGGCCGGCGATCACCTGGAGGTGACGGTGCCGCCGGAGAAGGGTTACGGCGCGCGCAACGACGACGCAGTGCAGCGCATCTCGAAGAGCCATGTGCTGCATGCCGCCAAGGGGACGAAATTCGAACCCGGCATGATGGTGCAGGTCAATACTCCCTACGGACCGCGCTCGGTGATCGTGCTCAAGGTCGGCCTGACCACGCTCGACGTCGACGCCAATCACCCGCTGGCCGGCCGCACGCTGCAGTTCGCGATCGACGTGGTCGACGTGCGCGATGCGACCGAGGAGGAGATCGCGCACGGGCACGCGCACGGGGTCGGCGGGCACGAACACTGAAATCAGGACTCAGGTCAAAGGACTGAGTCGGGCGCACGATCCGCGCCAGGAAGATCGGTATGCATCTCGTGACCTTCATTGAATCCGGCGCCGGGCATATCGGCGTGCTGGACCCGGGGCGCGGCGAGGTGGTGGACCTGGCGCGGGCGGCGCCGGGTTTGCCGCGTGACATGCCGGGCCTGATCGCGCTGGGTGAGGCGGGCCTGCGCGAGGTGCGGAACGCGCTTGCCTCCGGTGTCGCGCGCCTGCCGCTCGCGCGGCTGCGCCTGTGCGCGCCGCTGCGGCCGGTGCGCAATGTCTTCTGCGTGGGCAAGAACTACCGCGATCACGTCAATGAGGTGCGCGCCCAGGGCACGGCCGGCCCGGGGGCGGAGGCGGTACCCGAGGTCCCGATCTTCTTCACCAAGGCCACGTCCAGCGTGATCGGACCCGCTGAGCCGATCCCGGCCAGCCAGGATCCCACCGAGTCCGCCGACTACGAGGGCGAGCTGGCGGTGGTGATCGGGCGCGGCGGCCGCGGCATCGCGCGCGTCGCGGCGTTCGATCACGTGTACGGTTACACCATCCTCAACGACGTCACGTCACGCCGCCTGCAGAAGCGGCACCAGCAGTGGTTCCTGGGCAAGAGCCTCGATGGCTTCTGCCCGCTGGGACCGGCGCTGGTGACGCGCGATGCGATCCCGGACGCGGCCACGCTGCGCATCCTGACCCGGGTCAATGGCGAGCTGCGCCAGGAGGGCGTAGTAGCGGAAATGATCTTCGACATCCCGACCCTGGTCGCGGCGCTGTCGGCCTTCGTCACGCTGCAGCCGGGCGACATTCTCTCCACCGGGACGCCCGCCGGCGTCGGCGCCGGTTCCGCCCCGCCGCGCTTCCTGCGCCCCGGCGACCGCGTCGCCATCACCATCGAACCGATCGGGACGCTGGAGAACCCGGTGGGCTGAGCGCAATCAATCCGATCGGGGACGGATTTCAAATCCGTCCCCAAGCCAACGCATTGCACGCAGGTAAAATTCACTCTTCCCCGATTCTGGATTTGGGCCAAGGTTCTCGTAGCCCGGATAGAGGCGCATAGCGCCGGCATCCGGGAGGGACATCCCCGGATGCCGCTGCGCTTTATCCGGGCTACGAATTGCGTGGGGCAGAATGGAATTCCGTCCCCATGTTTTTATATATCGCCAACGCCTCGGCGCGGCTCGCGGCGAGGTCGACAATCGGGTGGGGGTACGTCCGGCCCAGCGTGATCCCGTGCGCGGCGAGCACGGAGGCGGGCGCGGTCCAGGGCTGGTGGAGGTAGCGCGTCTCCAGCGCGGCCAGCTCCGGCACCCAGCGTCGCACGTACTCACCCTGCGGATCGAACTTCTTCCCCTGCAACACCGGATTGAAGATGCGGAAATACGGCGCCGCGTCGACGCCACAGCCGGCGGTCCACTGCCAGCCCAGGCTGTTGTTGGCGAGGTCGGCGTCGACCAGCGTGTCCCAGAACCAGCGCGCGCCTGCACGCCAGTCCACGCGGCAGTTCTTGGTGAGCAGGGACGCCACCAGCATGCGCACGCGGTTGTGCATCCAGCCGCTGTGCCACAGCTCGCGCATGCCGGCATCGACGATCGGGATCCCGGTCTGCCCGCTTTGCCAGGCCGCGAGGCGCATCGCGTCATCGTGCCAGGGAAAGCGCTCGAAGCGCGGATCCATCGGCGCGTCGCTGGTGTGCGGGAAGTGATGCAGCACGTGACGGGCGAATTCGCGCCAGGCGAGTTCGCGCAGCCAGGTCTCGGCCCCGCGCGCATCGAGCGCGCCGGCGTCCGCGCCGCCGGCAAGCGTCCACCAGGCCTGGCGCGGACTCAGCTCGCCGAAGTGCAGGTGCGGCGACAGCCGCGAGGTGCCGGCCGAGGCGGGGACGTCGCGCGCGCGCGCATAGTCCGCCAGCGCGTCCTGCGCGAACCGGGCGAGTTGTCGTCCGGCCTGGCGCTCGCCCGGCGTCCAGTGGTTGTAGAAGCCGCGATCCCACGGGATCCGCGGCAGCAGCCCGAGCGCCTCCAGTGGCAGGCTCGGGGGCGCATCCGCGGGCAGCGGCAGCGCGTTCGGGGCAGGCAGGGGCGGTGTTGCCGCGTAACGCTCCTGCAGCCGGCGCCAGAACGGCGTGAACACCTTGAACGGAGTGCCGTCGGACTTGAGCATGTGTTCCGGCGGGAGCAGCGTCGCGCCTGCGTGCAGACGCAGTTCGACGCCCGCTGCGGCGAGCCGTTCGTTGACACGGCGGTCGCAGGCGGCGAGGGCCGGCTCGAATCGCCGCAGGGCGTGCACTGCGCCGACATTGTGCGCGGCGCACAGACGGGCGAGGATGTCGGCGCTGTCGCCGCGGGCGATGACGAGACGCGAGCCACGCTCGCGCAGGTCGGCATCGAGTGCCACGAGGCTGTGGTGCAGCCACCAGTTCGAGGCCGCGCCGGGCACCCACGGTGCCGCCGCCCGCGGGTCATGGATATACAGCGGGATCAGGGTCTCCGCCGCGCGCAGGGCCGCCATCAGCGCGGGCTGGTCGGCCAGGCGCAGGTCGTCGCGGAACCAGAGGATGGCGGTCTTCACGGGTCGGGGCGAGTTCAGATCAGCAGCATGGCGAGGCCGAGCAGCGTCGCGGCGGCGCCGAGCCCGAAGATGAGCCAGTCGCCCGCCCCGCCGCCCTGTTCGAGCACGGCGGTGTCCGGCCGCCGGGGATCATAATAGAGCGTGATCCGGCCGCCCACCGGGTAGTTGCGCCGCCAGGACGCGGCCAGCTCGGGCGAGGGCAGTGCTCCGGGCGGGAGTTCCAGGAGGTGGCGATAGGTTTTCCCGTCCACTCGGTAACTGAATACAATATGCGGCAGCAGGTCGTCTTCGCCGCCGCTGGCTTCCGCGGTTTCGACGACGCCTTCCGCGGCCGGCCAGTCGCGCATGGCGCGCGCGCGGACGATCAGGCGCCAGCCCCAGCCGGCGGTGACGAGGCCGCCGACGATGAAGAGACCGATGATGAGCGCGTAGGCGTTGAACATGATGTCCTCCGGGGCGACTCTAGCACAACTGCACCGCCGATCGTTACGGGCGCGCGGACAGGACGGGATGACGGATGAAGCGGGAAGACGACGAGAACGGTAACGCGGGGCGCCCGAACAAATCGCAATTGAAACGCGAGACCGATTCCCTGCGCGCGCTGGCGCAGCGGCTCATCGCGCTTCCGGCGGCGCGACTGGGAAAGCTGCCGCTCGATGACGAGCTGCGCACGGAGTTGCTGGCGGCGCAGGGCTTCGAGCGCGGCGCGCTCGCGCGTCAGCTTCGCTACCTGACCGGACTGCTGCGCGCGGCGGACGCCGCGCAGATCACGCGCGAGCTGGACCGGGTCGATCAGCCGCGGCGCGACGAGGCGCGCGCGTTCCAGCAGGTGGAGCAGTGGCGCGATGCGCTGGTCGCGGGGGATGCCGCCGTGCTGGACGAGCTGGGCGCGCGGTTTCCGGAGATCGAACTCGACCCGCTGAGGCGGCTCGCGGCCGCCGCGCGCGAGGAGCGCGCGCTCGGCAAGCCGTCCCGCTCGGGGCGGCAACTGTTCCGGTATCTGGCCGGACTGCTCGAGGCCTCATGAATCCGGTCGAGCTGATCGGCACCCTGGCCGGCGTCCTGACGACGATCGCCTTCGTGCCGCAGGTGCTGAAGATCTGGCGTTCCGGCACGGCGGAGGATATTTCACTGCTGACCTTCTCGCTCTACAGCGCCGGCCTGCTGCTGTGGACGCTGTACGGCATCGCGCTGGGTTCGTCGCCACTGATGGCGGCGAACGGCATCACCTTTCTGCTGACACTCTCGGTGCTGTTGCTGAAGCTGCGCCATATGCGCAGGAAGCGCCGCACGCTGGCGGCGGCGGGGGAACGGGCGTTATGAATCCGGTGAGGCGTGAGGCGTGAGGTGTAAGGAGTGATGGGTGATGGGTAATGGGTGATTAAACCCGGTCATCACCCATCACCCGTTATCCATTACTATTCTTTGCTGATCTTCGCCTCTTCGACGATGACCGGGTAGGTGTAGCCGGCGCCGAAGTCGCGGTCGATGACCAGGGTGCCGGTGACCGTTACCTCGTCGCCGATCTCGGCGGTGTCCTGGCTGGTGACGGTGAGGTCGTTGCTGCCGTCCGCGCCGGTGCCGTCCTGGATGTGCAGGAAGTTCTTGTTCATGATCCCGTTGTTGACCTTGACGACCTTGCCGTGCACGGCGACCTGCTGGCCGCTGAGGGCGGTCTTCTGCTGATACACCTGCTCCACCGTCTTGCGGTCGCCGGCCGCCTGCGCCGTGGTCAGGGCGAACAGGGCGAGGGCGGTGCACAGGGTCGTGATCATTCGTTGCATGTCGGGCCTCCTGGTTGGGTACATCCTTGTATCACAGTCGGGCGCGGGCGGACAACCGCGGGGCGTCGTCCCCGTGCTATGCTGGCGGGCAGGCGCGCCGTGCGCGCCGCGACGCACAGATGAGCCATGAACTGACGGAGAAACGGCGATGACGATCTCGATGTACCAGGCCTGCGTTCCCCCGCTGACACGCGTACTGACCAACCTCACCGGTATCCTGGAGAAGGCCGCCGCGCACTGCGAGGCGAAGAAGATCGACCCCGCCGTGCTGATCGGCAGCCGGCTCTATCCCGACATGTTCCCCTTTGCGCGCCAGGTGCAGATCGCGACCGACAACGCCAAGGGCAGCGCCGCGCGCCTCGCCGGCATGGACCCGCCGCGCTATGAGGACACCGAGGCCACCTTCCCCGAACTGATCGCGCGCGTGCGCAAGACCGTGGACTTCCTCGCTACCTTCAGGCCCGAACAGATCGACGGCTCGGAAGAGCGTACCATCACGCTCACCATGCGCCACGGTACGCTGACCTTCCCCGGCCAGACCTATCTGCTCACCTACGCGCTGCCAAACGTCTATTTCCACGTCACCACCGCCTACGCGATCCTGCGCCACAACGGCGTCGAGGTCGGGAAGCAGGATTTCCTCGGGAAATTCTGAGGCGGCCCGGGCGTGCGCGCGTGAACTCGGGCGGTGTGTCCGTGTCTGTCGGGCGCCAGGAGGGGAATATGCTGAGAGGCGGTTGTCTGTGCGGGGGAATCCGCTACGAGATCATCGGCCCGGTGGGAACGGCGCTGTATTGTCATTGCTCGATGTGCCGTAAATTTCACGGCACGGCCTTCCGGGCGAGACTCTCCGTCCCCAGATCTTCGTTGCGTTTTATACAGGGAGAGGAGTTATTGACCAGCTATCGCTCCTCCGCGGATACGATCAAGAGGTTCTGCCGGGTATGCGGCTCGGCGATGGTGAATTCCTGGGACCCTGAGCCGGACAACTACGGACTGGCGATGGGGTCGCTGGACGATGATCCCGGAGTGCGTCCGCTGTGCCACATCTTCGTGGACTCGAAGGCGCCATGGTACGAAATCACGGACAACTTGCCGCAGCATCGGAAGTTTCCGGGGTCCTGAAACCGCGTATCCAGGGTCCTCTCTCCGGGCGCTCAGCGGGCGTAGCCCGGATGGAATGAAATGGATCCAGGGTATTGTGAGAATGAACAGAGGTATTCTCGTTAAGGTGATGAGTGGAAAAACGCATGATCCCCGGATTCCGCTGCGCTTCATCCGGGCTACGATGAAAAGGCTTTCAGACTCACCATGAGCGACTCCAGTTCGATCAAGCTGACCTATTTCTCCGACCTGCTGTGTATCTGGGCCTATGTGTCGCAGATACGCGTGGATGAGCTGCGGGCCAATTTCGGCGCGCGCATCGGGTTCGAATACCGCTTCATCCCGGTATTCGGCGCCGTCGCGCACCGGATCGAGACGGGCTGGGCCGCGCGCGGCGGGATGGAGGCGTACGCGGCGCATGTGCACGAGACGGCGAGCCGCTTCCCGCATGTCGAGGTGCATCCGCGCCTGTGGCTGGACGATGCCCCCGTCTCGTCGGCGAGTCCGCACCTGTTCCTGAAGGCGATTCAGCATCTGATCGGTAACGGTATCCTCCCGGCGCGCGGCGCGGGCGAGGCGCCGGGCCGGGACGTGTTCGAGGAACTGATGTGGCGCCTGCGCCTGGCCTTTTTCCGCGACGCGCGCAACATCGCGCGGCAGGACGTCCAGTTCGAACTGGCCGCCGGGCTGGGCCTGCCGCTGGCGCCGATCCGGTCGGTGCTCGAGGACGGCACCGCGATGGCGGAGCTGTGCCGCGACCTCGAACTGTGCAAGGAGCTGTCTGTCGGCGGCAGCCCGACCTACGTGCTGAACGAGGGGCGGCAGAAGCTGTACGGCAACGTCGGTTACAAGGTCATCGCGGCCAACGTGCAGGAGATGCTGCAGCGGCCGGAGGACCAGGCGAGCTGGTGTTGAGGAGGATATCAGTGTGGACGCAGGTTTCTGGCATCGAAAATGGGAAACGAATGACATCGGCTTTCACGGCAGCGAGGCCAATCCGCATCTCGTCCGGCATTTCAGTGCACTCGCGCCGGAGCCGGGCGGCCGGATATTTCTGCCCCTGTGCGGCAAGACGCTCGACATCGCCTGGCTGCGCGCCGGCGGCTATCGCGTCGCCGGGGCCGAGCTGAGCCGGATCGCCATCGAGCAGTTGTTCACGGATCTCGGGGTGGAGCCCGAAGTCATGGAGGTTGGCGCCTTGAGCCGTTACCGCGCCGAGGGCATCGACATCTTCGTCGGTGATATCTTCCAGTTGTCAGGTCAGATGCTCGGTCCGGTTGATGCGGTGTACGACCGGGCGGCGCTGGTGGCACTGCCCGCCGGGATGCGCGGACGCTACGCGGCGCACCTGGCGCAGATCACGGCCGGGGCTCCGCAGTTGCTGGTCTGTTATGAGTACGATCAGTCCCTCGCGGAGGGGCCGCCGTTTTCGGTCAGCGACGAGGAAGTGGGCCGGCACTATCGGAACATTTATGATCTGACCCGGCTCGCCAGCGTGGAGGTCGTCGGCGGACTGAAGGGGAAATGCGCGGCGCGGGAGAACGTCTGGTTGTTGAGAGGCCAGGTCAGCGGCTGATGCCGAAGGCATTGTCCAGCGCCGCGCGCAACGTCTGCTGGTCGCGCACGCTGACCAGCACGCCGCGGCGCGCGCCGTCGGGGCCGAACAGCAGCAGGGCGCTGCCGCCGATCTGCTCGTGCTCCATGAAGGCCTGGCCCGGCGCGGTGTCGATGTCGACGGCGAGGAACTCGATCTGGCCGGCGTAGTCGGCGCGGATATCGTTCATCAGGGTCATCAGGTCCAGGCTCTGGACCGCTTCCTTGTTGTGGGTGAGCACGACCACGTTGGTGCCCTGGCCGATGCGCGAGAGGTCGTCGCTGAAGCCCCTGGGCAGCATCAGGAAGGCGATCACCAGCAGGACGGCGATGATCCCGACGGTGATCAGACGGGAACTCAGGGCGGATCCGGTTTCATGGCGCTGCATGGCGCCATCATAGCCCGTCCCGCCGCGAAAAAGAACGGGGCGTGTATGGATCGGGGAGGCGCACAGGCAGTAAGATACGCCCAGCGGTTTCGACGTGATTCGGATGATCTTGCGACGGGGGAAGGTGTGGTGAGCCAGTTCGACGATGTCAGCGTGGTGAAGAAGGCGAATGTGTATTTCGACGGCCGGTGCGTCTCGCACACGGTGCTGTTCAAGGACGGCGGCCGCAAGAGCGTCGGCGTGATCCTGCCCGGCGCGCCGCTCACCTTCAATACCGGCGCGCCCGAGGTAATGGAGCTGACCGACGGCCGCTGCCGCGTGCGCCTGCCGGGCGCGTCCGACTGGCAGACCTTCGGCGCGGGTCAGTCGTTTAAGGTGGCAGGCAACAGCCGCTTCGACATCGAGGCGCTGGAGACGCTCCACTACGTGTGCCATTTCGGCTGAGCGGGTGCACTCATGAGCGGCGGCGTACGTATCGGCGGACACGCGGGCGGCGTCATCACCCTGCCGCTGCGCATGGCGAACCGCCACGGCCTGATCAGCGGCGCGACCGGCACCGGCAAGACGGTGACGCTGCAGGTCATCGCGGAGGGCTTCGCGCGCGCGGGGGTGCCGGTATTCATGGCCGACGTAAAGGGCGACCTCTCGGGGCTCGCCGCCGCCGGCGTCCCGCACGACAGGATCTCCCGCCGCGTCGCCGATCTCGGCCTGCAGGATTACACGCAGCGCGCCTACCCGACCCTGTTCTGGGATCTGTTCGGCCAGCGCGGCCATCCGGTCCGCGCCACCGTGTCCGACATGGGGCCGCTGCTGCTGGCCAGCCTGCTCGAGCTCAACGATACCCAGACCGGCGTGCTGCACGCGGTGTTCAAGGTCGCCGACGACCAGGGCCTGCTGCTGCTCGACATGAAGGACCTGCGCGCGATGCTGACCTGGGTGGCGGAGCACGCCAAGGATCTGCAGGCGGCGTACGGCAATATGAATACGGTCAGCATCGCCGCCATCCAGCGCAGCCTGCTGGTGCTGGAGCAGCAGGGGGCGGAACAGTTCTTCGGCGAGCCGCAGATCGCCCTGGCCGACCTGATGCAGGCGGATTTCAGCGGCAACGGCGTCATCTCCGTGCTCGACGCCACCGCGCTGATGACGCGCCCGCGCCTGTATGCGATGTTCCTGCTGTGGCTGCTCGCCGAACTGTTCGAGCAGTTGCCGGAGATCGGCGACCCCGACAGGCCGCGCCTGGTGTTCTTCTTCGACGAGGCGCACCTGCTGTTCGACGACGCGCCCAAGGCGCTGGTCGACAAGATCGAGCAGGTGGTGCGCCTGATCCGCTCCAAGGGCGTCGGCGTGTATTTCGTCACCCAGAGCCCGCTCGACATCCCCGAGGACGTGCTGGGTCAACTCGGCAACCGTGTGCAGCACGCGCTGCGCGCCTTCACGCCCAAGGACCAGAAGGCGGTCAAGGCCGCGGCGCAGACCTTCCGCGCCAACGAGGGGCTCGATACCGCCAGGGTCATCACCGAACTGGGGGTGGGCGAGGCGCTGGTCTCGGTGCTGGACGCCGAGGGCCGGCCCACTCCGGTGGAGCGCGCGCTGATCTGTCCGCCGGAGTCGCGTATCGGTCCGCTGACCGACGCGGAGCGCGCCGAGCGGCTGGCGCGTTCCCCGCTCAGGGGGCGTTATGACCAGGTGCTGGACCGGGTTTCCGCCTACGAGGCGCTGAAACAGCGCGCCGACGTCGAGGCGCAGCAGGCGGCGGTCGAGCGCGCGCAGCGCGAGCAGCCGGTGCTCGCGCGGGTCCCGCGCGGGCGGCAGACGCCGGTCGAGGCCATGGCGCAGAGCGCGGCGCGCGCCATCGGCAGTTCGCTCGGGCGCCAGATCGTGCGCGGCGTACTGGGTTCGCTGCTGGGCAAGCGGCGCTAGCCATCGCCGGCGAGGGGACGGACGTGAGTCGGGGGACAGGGGGACAGGTATGGGGACAGACTTAAGTCTGTCCCCAGCCTGTTATAGAATCAGCCCCGACTATCGCAAACTGAGCGAGGCCCTCATGCTCGACCAGATCAATCCGGAAACCGTCTGCCGGATCCTGACCGGCATCCGTGAGTTCCAGGCGAAGGAAGAGGTGGTGCTGCCCGAGGTGACCGGCAGCGCCAATGACGACTGGGCGCTGCAGGTCCTGGCGGACCACGGCGACGACCTCACCTATGACGAGACCCGCTCCGCCATCGATGACCTCGAGCCGGACCAGCAGGTGGCCCTGGTCGCGCTGATGTGGCTCGGTCGCGGCGACTTCCTCGAGGCGGAATGGGAGGACGCCCTGGCGACGGCGGAGGAGAGCTGGAACCCGCGCACCGCCGAATACCTGCTCGCGACCCCGCTCGCCGCCGATTATCTGGAAGAGGGGCTTTCCCTGCTGGGCTATTCCTGCGATGAGTAAGTCAGTGGGAAAATTTGGGGTCAGAGTAAAAACTCCAGTATGTATCAGTCTTGTTCAGGGATAGCAGCCGAGTTTTTACTCTGACCCCAAATTTTCAGGGTCAAAGGGAAGGGGACGGATTTGAAATCCGTCCCCATAAATTAAGTTGACGGGAGATCGATGAAGGCAAACGAAGTGAAGCGCGGCATGGTCATCCAGGTGGAGGGCCAGAACATCCTGATCCTGCAGACGACGGTACAGACGGCCTCGTCGCGCAGCGGCAATACGCTGTACAAGGTGCGCGGGCGCAACATTGTCACGCGGCAGAAGTTCGAGCGCGGCTTCAAGGGCGACGAGCCGGTCGAGGAGGTGGAGTTCGCGCGCCGGCCGGTGCAGTTCCTGTACCGCGACGCCGACGGCTGCACCTTCATGGACAGCGAGAGCTACGAGCAGTTCACGGTGCCGGAGGAGTCGATCGAGGAAGAGCTCCAGTATATCGGCGAGGGGATCGAAGGCCTGGCCGCGCTGGTGGCGGACGACAAGGTGCTCGGCATCGAGCTGCCGCCGACCATTACGCTCGCCATCACCGAGTGCGCCCCCGGCATCAAGGGCGCCTCGGCCTCCGCCCGCACCAAGCCGGCGACGTTGAGCACCGGGCTGATCGTGCAGGTGCCGGAATACCTGGGGCCGGGCGACGTGATCAAGGTCAATACCGAGACCGGCGCCTATATGTCGCGCGCCTGACATCGCCCCGGTCCCCGCGTGATTCCCGTGACCACCGCCATGCGTGATGTCCGCTGAGCGCGGCGCCGCCTCCGACGAGGCGCTGCGCCTGCTGAACGAGGTATTCGGCCACCCGGCCTTCCGCGGCGCCCAGCGCGAGATCGTCGGGCACGTGGCGGCGGGCGGCGATGCGCTGGTGCTGATGCCGACCGGCGGCGGCAAGTCGTTGTGCTATCAGTTGCCCGCCCTGTTGCGCCGCGGCACCGCGCTGGTGGTCTCCCCGCTGATCGCGCTGATGCAGGACCAGGTGGACGCGCTGCGCCAGCTTGGCGTGCGCGCCGCGCTGATCAACTCCACCCTCGACGCCGACGCGGTGGCGGCCACCGAGCGCGCGCTGCGCAAGGGCGAGATCGACCTGCTCTATTGCGCGCCCGAGCGCCTGGTGATGCCGCGCATGCTGGGCGCCCTGGAGGACGCGGAGCTCGCGCTGTTCGCCATCGATGAGGCGCATTGCGTCTCGCAGTGGGGCCACGATTTCCGCCCCGAGTACCTCCAGCTTTCGTTGCTGCACGAGCGCTTTCCGCAGGTGCCGCGCATCGCGCTCACCGCCACCGCCGATCCGCAGACACGCGCCGAGATCATCCGCCGCCTCGCCCTCGGCGAGGCGCGCGTGTTCGTCTCCAGCTTCGACCGCCCGAACATCCGCTACACCATCGTCGACAAGCAGGATGCCCGGACGCAACTGCTGCGCTTTATCCGCGCGACGCACGCCGGCGCGGCCGGCATCGTCTATTGCCTGTCGCGCCGCAAGGTGGAGGAGACCGCCGCCTGGCTGGCGGGGCAGGGCGTGCGCGCCTTGCCATACCACGCGGGCATGACCGCCGAGGCGCGCGCGGAGCACCAGGCGCGGTTCCAGCGCGAGGAGGGCGTCGTCATGGTCGCCACCATCGCCTTCGGCATGGGCATCGACAAGCCCGACGTGCGTTTCGTCGCCCACCTCGACCTGCCCAAGAGCATCGAGGGCTATTACCAGGAGACCGGTCGCGCCGGCCGCGACGGCGCCCCCGCCGACGCCTGGATGACCTATGGCCTGGGTGACGTGGTGCAGCAGCGTCGCATGATCGAGCAGTCGGAGGGCAGCGAGGAATACAAGCGCGTGTCCACGAACAAGCTGGAGGCGCTGCTCGGCCTGTGCGAGACCGCCGGCTGCCGCCGCGTGCGCCTGCTCGCCTATTTCGGCGAACAGGCCGGGCCCTGCGGCAACTGCGACACCTGCCTGGAGCCGCCCGAGACCTGGGACGCCACCGAGGCGGCGCGCAAGGCGCTGTCGTGCATGTACCGCACCGGCCAGCGTTTCGGCGCCGGCCACCTGATCGACGTGTTGCGCGGCCGCGCCACCGAGCGCGTCAGCCAGTATGGACACGACGGCCTCGCGGTGTTCGGGCTCGGCGCCGAGCTGGATGAGACCGCCTGGCGCGGCGTGTTCCGCCAGTTGGTGGCGCTGGGCTATGCGCGCCCCGATCATGAGGCCTTCGGCGCCCTGCGGCTGACCGAGGCGAGCCGTCCGGTGCTGAAGGGCGAGCAGCGCATCGAACTGCGCCGCGCCATACCGCGCAAGGCGAAGCCGGCGGCGCGCCAGCGCGCGGCATGGTCCGATGCGGCATCGCCGGCGGAGACCGCGCTGCTGGAACGCCTGAAGACCTGGCGCGCCGGGCAGGCGCGCGAGCAGTCGGTGCCGGCCTATGTGATCTTCCACGACAGCACGCTCGCCGCGCTGGCCGTCGCCCGGCCGCGCGATCTGGATGCCCTGTCCGCCATCGACGGCATCGGCGCCCGCAAGCTGGAGCGTTACGGGCCGCAGTTGCTCGAGTTGTTGGGGAGCGAAGCCGGTTAAAAAATATCCAGGACAATCATTGGGTAAACAGTGGGTTTCGCGCCGGGCGGGCGACTGTTGCCACGGCCTGTCCGGGGGCGGGCGGGCCGCCGCGGGCCCGAGGCGGTGTGATGCGCTTGGCGGCCGTAACAATGTGCTTTGCTGTCCGCCGCGGGTTTCTGTATAGTAGCCCGGTCGCAGCTTATTTCTTGTGGCAGTTCGGTGTCGCCCTCCTGTA is part of the Gammaproteobacteria bacterium genome and harbors:
- a CDS encoding peptidylprolyl isomerase; this translates as MQIEKNKVVTFHYRVNESGRETLEDSHEGDPLVYLHGYDSMIPGVEEALAGKQAGDHLEVTVPPEKGYGARNDDAVQRISKSHVLHAAKGTKFEPGMMVQVNTPYGPRSVIVLKVGLTTLDVDANHPLAGRTLQFAIDVVDVRDATEEEIAHGHAHGVGGHEH
- a CDS encoding fumarylacetoacetate hydrolase family protein, with translation MHLVTFIESGAGHIGVLDPGRGEVVDLARAAPGLPRDMPGLIALGEAGLREVRNALASGVARLPLARLRLCAPLRPVRNVFCVGKNYRDHVNEVRAQGTAGPGAEAVPEVPIFFTKATSSVIGPAEPIPASQDPTESADYEGELAVVIGRGGRGIARVAAFDHVYGYTILNDVTSRRLQKRHQQWFLGKSLDGFCPLGPALVTRDAIPDAATLRILTRVNGELRQEGVVAEMIFDIPTLVAALSAFVTLQPGDILSTGTPAGVGAGSAPPRFLRPGDRVAITIEPIGTLENPVG
- a CDS encoding deoxyribodipyrimidine photo-lyase — encoded protein: MKTAILWFRDDLRLADQPALMAALRAAETLIPLYIHDPRAAAPWVPGAASNWWLHHSLVALDADLRERGSRLVIARGDSADILARLCAAHNVGAVHALRRFEPALAACDRRVNERLAAAGVELRLHAGATLLPPEHMLKSDGTPFKVFTPFWRRLQERYAATPPLPAPNALPLPADAPPSLPLEALGLLPRIPWDRGFYNHWTPGERQAGRQLARFAQDALADYARARDVPASAGTSRLSPHLHFGELSPRQAWWTLAGGADAGALDARGAETWLRELAWREFARHVLHHFPHTSDAPMDPRFERFPWHDDAMRLAAWQSGQTGIPIVDAGMRELWHSGWMHNRVRMLVASLLTKNCRVDWRAGARWFWDTLVDADLANNSLGWQWTAGCGVDAAPYFRIFNPVLQGKKFDPQGEYVRRWVPELAALETRYLHQPWTAPASVLAAHGITLGRTYPHPIVDLAASRAEALAIYKNMGTEFHSAPRNS
- a CDS encoding DUF3592 domain-containing protein, yielding MFNAYALIIGLFIVGGLVTAGWGWRLIVRARAMRDWPAAEGVVETAEASGGEDDLLPHIVFSYRVDGKTYRHLLELPPGALPSPELAASWRRNYPVGGRITLYYDPRRPDTAVLEQGGGAGDWLIFGLGAAATLLGLAMLLI
- a CDS encoding DUF615 domain-containing protein, with product MKREDDENGNAGRPNKSQLKRETDSLRALAQRLIALPAARLGKLPLDDELRTELLAAQGFERGALARQLRYLTGLLRAADAAQITRELDRVDQPRRDEARAFQQVEQWRDALVAGDAAVLDELGARFPEIELDPLRRLAAAAREERALGKPSRSGRQLFRYLAGLLEAS
- a CDS encoding SemiSWEET transporter, yielding MNPVELIGTLAGVLTTIAFVPQVLKIWRSGTAEDISLLTFSLYSAGLLLWTLYGIALGSSPLMAANGITFLLTLSVLLLKLRHMRRKRRTLAAAGERAL
- a CDS encoding DUF1993 domain-containing protein, producing the protein MTISMYQACVPPLTRVLTNLTGILEKAAAHCEAKKIDPAVLIGSRLYPDMFPFARQVQIATDNAKGSAARLAGMDPPRYEDTEATFPELIARVRKTVDFLATFRPEQIDGSEERTITLTMRHGTLTFPGQTYLLTYALPNVYFHVTTAYAILRHNGVEVGKQDFLGKF
- a CDS encoding GFA family protein — encoded protein: MLRGGCLCGGIRYEIIGPVGTALYCHCSMCRKFHGTAFRARLSVPRSSLRFIQGEELLTSYRSSADTIKRFCRVCGSAMVNSWDPEPDNYGLAMGSLDDDPGVRPLCHIFVDSKAPWYEITDNLPQHRKFPGS
- a CDS encoding disulfide bond formation protein DsbA, encoding MSDSSSIKLTYFSDLLCIWAYVSQIRVDELRANFGARIGFEYRFIPVFGAVAHRIETGWAARGGMEAYAAHVHETASRFPHVEVHPRLWLDDAPVSSASPHLFLKAIQHLIGNGILPARGAGEAPGRDVFEELMWRLRLAFFRDARNIARQDVQFELAAGLGLPLAPIRSVLEDGTAMAELCRDLELCKELSVGGSPTYVLNEGRQKLYGNVGYKVIAANVQEMLQRPEDQASWC
- the tmpT gene encoding thiopurine S-methyltransferase produces the protein MDAGFWHRKWETNDIGFHGSEANPHLVRHFSALAPEPGGRIFLPLCGKTLDIAWLRAGGYRVAGAELSRIAIEQLFTDLGVEPEVMEVGALSRYRAEGIDIFVGDIFQLSGQMLGPVDAVYDRAALVALPAGMRGRYAAHLAQITAGAPQLLVCYEYDQSLAEGPPFSVSDEEVGRHYRNIYDLTRLASVEVVGGLKGKCAARENVWLLRGQVSG